One Halomonas sp. THAF5a genomic region harbors:
- a CDS encoding HD domain-containing phosphohydrolase, with protein MVQQEHGYTRVESPAEIETLLQTLIEPGGASLQVDAPGSKPLPVLVAEQQPDAALLTLDISAIREVAGELKRGQPFRLLGQVEGKMMRTPMLTAHECHEAEGRLVCTCPFPYHLEVLQRRASFRARLRLGMEVGAILRDGKDGSVQGDLKDLSLEGCQLELDLSASAILAEASQPLEVELCFPNDTRFSVRASPRHHTVDTARQVILAGFRFASPSSEQERQLWFFVREIERESARYAEGSEASRLPSLLFQTQAASPPTVGRRNTQEYATPMTKRLARIAGYLDAQLLELQQGGEVDAIQLSRHADRMLLLHDEDRDGLLFATRCLQHESRLVRHGLAMSVYLLDLAGQPPIPRELSKAMAASAMVHDLGKARWPAEYWELSHPDERQWRQMQGHVEELMRRMGRCHWLSANILESVAHNVNERLDGSGYPRGLTGDRLHELARAAAVVDAVDAMRRDRPDRPAWRIDAVYRHLLTHPERFDQRWVKRYIQRFGLYPIGSLIRFDSGQLAWVRSLDAQGRPDQVQLADAPEPPGPALGEVCDGIGLQRLGSIQEELPVSG; from the coding sequence ATGGTCCAGCAAGAGCATGGCTACACCCGCGTGGAGAGCCCCGCGGAAATCGAGACGCTGCTGCAGACGCTGATCGAACCGGGCGGGGCATCCCTGCAGGTGGACGCCCCGGGCAGCAAGCCGCTTCCGGTGCTGGTCGCGGAGCAGCAGCCCGATGCCGCCCTGTTGACCCTGGACATCAGCGCCATCCGCGAGGTCGCCGGCGAACTGAAGCGCGGCCAGCCGTTTCGCCTGCTGGGCCAGGTCGAGGGCAAGATGATGCGCACCCCGATGCTGACCGCGCACGAATGCCACGAGGCGGAGGGGCGCCTGGTCTGCACCTGCCCCTTCCCCTACCACCTCGAGGTACTGCAGCGTCGCGCCTCCTTTCGGGCCCGACTGCGGCTCGGCATGGAGGTGGGCGCCATCCTTCGCGATGGCAAGGACGGCTCGGTCCAGGGGGACCTCAAGGACCTCTCCCTGGAGGGCTGCCAGCTGGAGCTGGACCTCAGCGCCAGCGCCATCCTGGCGGAGGCCAGCCAGCCGCTGGAGGTGGAACTCTGCTTCCCCAATGACACCCGCTTCTCGGTGCGCGCCTCGCCGCGCCACCACACCGTGGATACCGCCCGCCAGGTGATCCTGGCCGGCTTCCGCTTCGCCAGCCCGAGCAGTGAGCAGGAGCGCCAGCTCTGGTTCTTCGTCCGCGAGATCGAGCGCGAGTCCGCGCGCTATGCCGAGGGCAGCGAGGCGTCGAGACTGCCGTCGCTGCTCTTCCAGACCCAGGCCGCATCGCCGCCTACCGTGGGACGGCGCAACACCCAGGAGTACGCCACCCCCATGACCAAGCGGCTGGCGCGCATCGCCGGCTACCTGGATGCCCAGCTGCTCGAACTGCAGCAGGGCGGCGAGGTGGACGCGATACAGCTGTCGCGCCACGCCGATCGCATGCTGCTGCTTCACGACGAGGATCGTGACGGCCTGCTCTTCGCCACCCGCTGCCTACAGCACGAGTCCCGACTGGTGCGCCACGGCCTGGCCATGAGCGTCTACCTGCTGGATCTGGCCGGCCAGCCGCCCATCCCCCGGGAGCTGAGCAAGGCCATGGCGGCCAGCGCCATGGTGCACGACCTGGGCAAGGCCCGATGGCCGGCCGAGTACTGGGAGCTGAGCCATCCCGACGAGCGGCAGTGGCGCCAGATGCAGGGCCACGTGGAGGAGCTGATGCGTCGCATGGGGCGCTGTCACTGGCTCTCCGCCAACATCCTCGAATCGGTGGCCCATAACGTCAACGAGCGCCTGGACGGCAGCGGCTACCCGCGCGGTCTGACCGGGGATCGCCTGCACGAGCTGGCACGGGCCGCCGCGGTGGTGGACGCCGTCGACGCCATGCGACGGGACCGGCCGGATCGCCCCGCCTGGCGGATCGACGCCGTCTATCGTCACCTGCTGACTCATCCCGAGCGGTTCGACCAGCGCTGGGTGAAGCGCTACATCCAACGCTTCGGCCTCTATCCGATCGGCTCGCTGATCCGCTTCGATAGCGGCCAGCTGGCCTGGGTCCGCTCCCTCGATGCACAGGGGCGACCCGACCAGGTGCAGCTGGCCGACGCCCCCGAGCCGCCCGGGCCGGCGCTCGGCGAGGTATGCGACGGCATCGGCCTCCAGCGGCTCGGCAGCATCCAGGAGGAACTGCCCGTATCAGGCTAA
- a CDS encoding flagellar hook-length control protein FliK, whose translation MSGITPLLDTLLHQVLGKRVDTQPPKDLNQPVKPTSPADAPKALHSDSRLDARHPSTPLPGAGRTPGAASDRPSQPLTTPGPSPASTQTHLSRSALTIADLLVRFPAPPSSVSPATQLLPAGQAPTPAGVAARLEESIRHSGLFYESHLARWFKGEMPRQQLQQEPQMWRTLPFTLTSARQGDTAPSGLAGPRDLPFLPGAPLPRGANPGPQAPPTGAPLASPPPANAAPAAAPAAAAREPMAEPLPRAPAGPPIHESLQGIVRHQLEMLVTPALRWEGDVWSGLFMALVIQLPPGHQDRPSGEQDDSSRRDAEQRGWRSEIDLEVDGLGRLTASLWMDAERVEIDLRLARESSRQRLEHDLESLRARLAGHGFGTIQVELGPLMEESTP comes from the coding sequence GTGAGCGGCATCACCCCGCTGCTGGATACCCTGCTGCACCAGGTGCTGGGCAAGCGCGTCGATACCCAGCCGCCCAAGGACCTCAACCAGCCGGTCAAGCCGACCTCGCCCGCCGACGCACCGAAGGCCCTGCACAGCGACTCGCGCCTCGATGCCCGGCACCCGTCGACGCCGCTACCGGGAGCGGGGCGCACCCCGGGAGCCGCATCGGATCGCCCCTCTCAGCCGCTGACGACCCCGGGGCCGTCACCCGCTTCGACCCAGACCCACCTCAGCCGCTCCGCACTCACCATCGCCGACCTGCTGGTACGCTTTCCGGCGCCGCCCTCCTCGGTCAGCCCCGCGACGCAGCTGCTGCCGGCCGGACAGGCACCGACGCCGGCCGGTGTGGCGGCTCGCCTGGAGGAGAGCATCCGCCACAGCGGGCTCTTCTACGAGTCGCACCTGGCCCGCTGGTTCAAGGGAGAGATGCCTCGCCAGCAGCTCCAGCAAGAGCCCCAGATGTGGCGAACCCTGCCGTTCACCCTCACGAGTGCGCGGCAGGGCGACACTGCCCCGAGCGGGCTTGCCGGCCCCCGCGACCTGCCCTTCCTTCCCGGCGCACCCCTGCCCCGCGGGGCGAACCCTGGACCACAGGCACCGCCGACCGGCGCTCCCCTCGCCTCGCCGCCCCCGGCCAACGCCGCGCCCGCGGCGGCACCGGCCGCCGCCGCCCGCGAGCCAATGGCCGAGCCACTACCGCGAGCCCCTGCGGGGCCACCGATTCACGAGAGTCTGCAGGGCATCGTTCGCCACCAGCTCGAGATGCTGGTGACGCCCGCCCTGCGCTGGGAGGGCGACGTCTGGAGTGGGCTCTTCATGGCACTGGTGATTCAGCTGCCCCCGGGGCACCAGGACCGCCCGAGCGGCGAGCAGGACGACTCCAGCCGCCGGGACGCCGAGCAGCGCGGCTGGCGTTCGGAGATCGACCTGGAGGTCGACGGACTCGGCCGCCTGACGGCCTCGCTATGGATGGACGCGGAGCGCGTGGAGATCGACCTGCGCCTGGCCCGCGAGTCGAGCCGGCAGCGACTCGAACATGACCTGGAGAGCCTCCGTGCCCGACTGGCCGGCCATGGCTTCGGCACGATCCAGGTCGAGCTGGGCCCACTGATGGAGGAGTCGACGCCATGA
- the flhD gene encoding flagellar transcriptional regulator FlhD, which yields MQINSHIDEIHEMNLAYLLLAQRLINEDRATAKFRLKIDDELADLLQELNARQLTRLSRINQLLCHFGHDSAEQLRQLTHNPREQGLSQFHASLMMASRSAASPAGEQ from the coding sequence ATGCAGATCAACAGCCATATCGACGAGATTCATGAGATGAACCTCGCCTACCTCCTGCTCGCTCAGCGCCTGATCAACGAGGATCGGGCCACGGCCAAGTTTCGCCTCAAGATCGACGACGAACTGGCGGATCTCCTTCAGGAGCTCAACGCGCGCCAGCTGACGCGGCTATCGCGCATCAACCAGCTGCTCTGCCACTTCGGGCACGACAGCGCCGAACAGCTGCGCCAGCTGACCCATAATCCCCGGGAACAGGGCCTCAGCCAGTTCCACGCATCGCTGATGATGGCGTCCCGATCGGCGGCCTCGCCCGCCGGGGAGCAGTAG
- a CDS encoding flagellar protein FliT translates to MEYGGEPIGQQALVEYYEALLSRTRHMLSAARDADWPALIDQESTYLVLVEQLAALEAGHPLDAEHRARKATLLEEILENDLEIRTRLIERRDELSELIGAAQRQRKLHRAYDVGEPGHPGQGSRAR, encoded by the coding sequence ATGGAGTACGGCGGAGAACCCATCGGCCAGCAGGCCCTGGTCGAGTACTACGAGGCGCTGCTGTCGCGCACCCGCCACATGCTGAGCGCGGCGCGCGACGCCGACTGGCCGGCCCTGATCGACCAGGAGAGCACCTATCTCGTGCTGGTGGAGCAGCTGGCGGCGCTCGAGGCCGGACACCCGCTGGACGCCGAGCATCGAGCCCGCAAGGCGACGCTGCTCGAGGAGATCCTCGAGAATGACCTCGAGATCCGCACGCGCCTGATCGAGCGTCGCGACGAGCTGAGCGAACTGATCGGGGCCGCCCAGCGACAGCGCAAGCTGCACCGCGCCTATGATGTCGGCGAGCCGGGCCATCCCGGCCAAGGCAGCCGCGCCCGGTGA
- the cheA gene encoding chemotaxis protein CheA — MDITDFYETFFEEAEELLADMERHLLEIDLEAPDAEQLNAIFRAAHSIKGGAGTFGFDVLQKTTHLFENLLDHTRRGELTLRRDIVDTFLETKDMLHDQLDAYRNEEVPDQEAFARICQTLQQLALEEIGQELEAASGTPAAPSKAPSEPEQAAPEPECNPAAGKASTASGEQTLTVALLNVGEKDRGLLVEELAQLGTVQALHGDETRYEVTLLTTTGGDDIEAVMCFIVEPDQLEVRVAAPEAQATPEHTGASVPGGSAARETHPPETPAEANAAQAPAPKEGAKASDARPEGGKPKAKKAKAGGESSSIRVSVDKVDQIINLVGELIITQSMLDQTVSELDGVAHGGLLNGMSLLQRNARDLQEAVMSVRMVPMDYVFSRYPRLVRDLAGKLDKDVELVTEGESTELDKSLTERIIDPLTHLVRNSLDHGIEAPETREAAGKPSTGRLTLSAQHQGGNILIEVIDDGAGLDRDKLLAKARDSGLAVSDTMSDDEVWQLIFAPGFSTAKEVSDVSGRGVGMDVVKRNIQGMGGHVEIVSRKGQGTTTRIVLPLTLAILDGMSIKVGNEVFILPLSTVLESLQPSREDLYAMAGDDVVLKVRDEYLPVVAVHAALDVADAKTELDETIAVIVQGEGRRYALLVDDLIGQQQVVVKNLETNYRKVPGVSAATILGDGSVALILDIADLHRLNRAKKEARRPQHASDHSTLFRNEGVPS; from the coding sequence ATGGATATCACCGATTTCTATGAAACCTTCTTCGAGGAGGCCGAGGAGCTGCTCGCCGACATGGAGCGCCACCTGCTCGAGATCGACCTCGAGGCGCCGGACGCCGAGCAGCTCAACGCCATCTTCCGGGCCGCGCACTCGATCAAGGGCGGCGCCGGCACCTTCGGCTTCGACGTGCTGCAGAAGACCACGCACCTCTTCGAGAACCTGCTCGATCACACGCGCCGCGGGGAGCTGACCCTGCGCCGGGACATCGTCGACACCTTTCTGGAAACCAAGGACATGCTCCACGACCAGCTGGACGCCTATCGCAACGAGGAAGTGCCCGACCAGGAGGCCTTCGCGCGGATCTGCCAGACCCTGCAGCAGCTGGCGCTGGAGGAGATCGGCCAGGAGCTCGAAGCGGCCAGCGGCACCCCGGCCGCCCCGAGTAAGGCGCCGTCGGAGCCGGAGCAGGCAGCGCCCGAGCCCGAGTGCAACCCCGCCGCCGGGAAGGCGTCGACCGCCTCGGGCGAGCAGACGCTGACCGTGGCCCTGCTGAACGTCGGCGAGAAGGATCGCGGCCTGCTGGTGGAGGAGCTCGCCCAGCTCGGCACGGTGCAGGCGCTGCACGGCGACGAGACCCGCTACGAAGTCACGCTCCTGACCACGACCGGCGGCGACGACATCGAGGCGGTGATGTGCTTCATCGTCGAGCCCGACCAGCTGGAGGTCCGGGTCGCCGCCCCGGAGGCCCAGGCGACCCCGGAGCACACCGGGGCGTCGGTCCCCGGGGGTTCCGCCGCCCGGGAGACGCACCCGCCGGAGACGCCCGCCGAGGCGAACGCCGCACAAGCGCCGGCCCCGAAGGAGGGTGCCAAGGCATCAGATGCGAGGCCGGAGGGCGGCAAGCCCAAGGCGAAGAAGGCCAAGGCGGGGGGGGAGTCCAGCTCGATCCGCGTCTCGGTGGACAAGGTCGACCAGATCATCAACCTGGTGGGCGAGCTGATCATCACCCAGTCGATGCTCGACCAGACCGTCAGCGAGCTGGACGGCGTCGCCCACGGCGGCCTGCTCAACGGCATGAGCCTGTTGCAGCGCAACGCCCGGGACCTCCAGGAGGCAGTGATGTCGGTACGCATGGTGCCCATGGACTACGTGTTCAGTCGCTACCCGCGCCTGGTCCGCGACCTCGCCGGCAAGCTCGACAAGGACGTGGAACTGGTCACCGAGGGCGAGTCCACCGAACTCGACAAGAGCCTCACCGAGCGCATCATCGATCCGCTCACCCACCTGGTCCGCAACAGCCTCGACCACGGCATCGAGGCCCCGGAGACCCGCGAGGCGGCGGGCAAGCCGAGCACCGGCCGCCTGACCCTCTCGGCCCAGCACCAGGGCGGCAACATCCTTATCGAGGTGATCGACGACGGCGCCGGCCTGGATCGCGACAAGCTGCTCGCCAAGGCCCGCGACAGCGGCCTGGCGGTCTCCGACACCATGAGCGACGACGAGGTGTGGCAGCTGATCTTCGCCCCCGGCTTCTCCACCGCCAAGGAGGTCAGCGACGTCTCCGGTCGCGGCGTGGGCATGGACGTGGTCAAGCGCAACATCCAGGGCATGGGCGGCCACGTCGAGATCGTGTCCCGCAAGGGCCAGGGCACCACCACGCGGATCGTGCTGCCGCTGACCCTGGCGATCCTCGACGGCATGTCGATCAAGGTGGGCAACGAGGTCTTCATCCTGCCGCTCTCCACCGTGCTCGAGTCCCTGCAGCCCTCCCGCGAGGACCTCTACGCCATGGCCGGCGACGACGTGGTGCTCAAGGTCCGCGACGAGTACCTGCCGGTGGTCGCCGTGCACGCGGCGCTGGACGTGGCGGACGCCAAGACCGAGCTCGACGAGACCATCGCGGTGATCGTCCAGGGCGAGGGGCGCCGCTACGCCCTGCTGGTGGACGACCTGATCGGGCAGCAGCAGGTGGTGGTGAAGAACCTCGAGACCAACTATCGCAAGGTGCCTGGCGTCTCGGCGGCGACCATCCTCGGCGACGGCAGCGTGGCACTGATCCTCGACATCGCCGACCTGCACCGCCTCAACCGTGCCAAGAAGGAAGCGCGTCGCCCGCAGCACGCCTCCGATCACTCAACGCTGTTCCGCAACGAGGGAGTCCCATCATGA
- a CDS encoding EAL domain-containing protein, whose product MRHPALLFRLLLEHVPMAVVALDARDEVLWTNPGFLALLGADSNLVGRRLTDILRMVTWLPVQPEGEHHSPGLCWQRVWLASEGREASRVVLMAEMLPEDAPADVARLLAFVDLQDGQVEAVPPLSDPHTGLASQWVFEDRLRHATARADRHAQPLAVLMMRLDRADEIRRSCGESAMATLTAQIGRRLAGTLRDEDSIVYLGGDRWAALVEHPASAESLQAAALRCLEAMEAPFTLSRPPMLLTLSVGIALYPDDGVTSEQLMARAAQALEAARPAGYAFYDRGLKQRLSRRMALRRRLQEALLSPDRHFVVVYQPQVDLASGRCVGVEALVRWRHPERGMLPPDDFLPMVAEMAQMVRLDRFVIERVIAQHHDWQATGGPLSELVIAVNLDASLLEQNVFDGRPLDRFLRECGGDLDWLSLEIDARSLSSQAEAHGLLLRRLSRMGVGLVVDNLGESPVDLTRLAMLPVSQGKIGRELVHGLTDSRPFARQAVSALAQCLKALQLGSIMVGVESTEELAAARRKGVGRVQGNLLGPPMAADALATWLAERPDRWVLRES is encoded by the coding sequence ATGCGGCATCCGGCCCTGCTGTTTCGACTGCTGCTGGAGCACGTCCCGATGGCCGTGGTGGCGCTCGATGCCAGGGACGAGGTGCTGTGGACCAACCCCGGCTTCCTGGCGCTGCTTGGGGCCGACTCGAACCTCGTCGGCAGGCGTCTGACCGATATCCTGCGCATGGTCACCTGGCTCCCCGTGCAGCCAGAGGGTGAGCACCACTCGCCGGGCCTCTGCTGGCAGCGTGTCTGGCTGGCCAGCGAAGGGCGCGAGGCGTCGAGGGTGGTGCTGATGGCCGAGATGCTTCCGGAGGATGCTCCGGCGGACGTGGCCAGGCTGCTGGCCTTCGTGGATCTCCAGGACGGCCAGGTGGAGGCCGTGCCGCCCCTCTCGGACCCGCACACCGGCCTGGCCAGTCAATGGGTCTTCGAGGACCGCCTGCGCCATGCGACGGCGCGGGCGGATCGTCATGCTCAGCCCCTCGCCGTGCTGATGATGCGGCTGGATCGGGCCGACGAGATCCGGCGCTCCTGCGGCGAGTCGGCCATGGCGACCCTGACGGCGCAGATCGGCCGCCGGCTGGCGGGCACGCTGCGCGACGAGGACAGCATCGTCTACCTGGGCGGCGATCGCTGGGCGGCGCTGGTCGAGCATCCGGCGTCGGCGGAGAGCCTGCAGGCCGCCGCACTGCGCTGCCTCGAGGCCATGGAGGCGCCGTTCACGCTGAGTCGTCCGCCAATGCTGCTGACGTTGTCCGTCGGCATTGCCCTCTATCCTGACGACGGCGTCACCTCGGAACAGCTGATGGCCCGCGCCGCTCAGGCGCTGGAAGCGGCGCGGCCGGCAGGCTATGCCTTCTACGACCGGGGCCTGAAGCAGAGGCTCTCGCGGCGCATGGCGCTGCGCCGCCGCCTGCAGGAAGCCCTGCTCTCCCCCGATCGCCACTTCGTCGTGGTCTACCAGCCCCAGGTCGATCTGGCCAGCGGCCGCTGCGTCGGCGTCGAGGCGCTGGTGCGCTGGCGACACCCCGAGCGGGGCATGCTACCCCCCGACGATTTCCTGCCGATGGTGGCCGAGATGGCGCAGATGGTCCGGCTCGACCGCTTTGTCATCGAGCGGGTCATCGCCCAGCACCATGACTGGCAGGCCACCGGTGGCCCGCTCTCGGAGCTGGTGATAGCGGTCAATCTCGATGCCAGCCTGCTGGAGCAGAATGTCTTCGACGGTCGTCCGCTGGACCGTTTCCTGCGGGAGTGCGGTGGCGATCTGGACTGGCTGTCGCTGGAGATCGATGCGCGATCGCTCTCGTCGCAGGCCGAGGCCCACGGACTGCTGCTGCGCCGCCTGTCCCGGATGGGCGTAGGGCTGGTGGTCGACAACCTGGGCGAGTCCCCGGTGGATCTGACGCGCCTGGCAATGCTGCCGGTCTCGCAGGGCAAGATCGGCCGCGAGCTGGTGCACGGGCTGACCGATAGCCGTCCCTTTGCGCGCCAGGCGGTCAGCGCTCTCGCACAATGTCTGAAGGCGCTGCAGCTCGGCAGCATCATGGTCGGGGTGGAGTCGACCGAGGAACTCGCCGCGGCTCGGCGCAAGGGCGTCGGCCGTGTTCAGGGCAACCTGCTGGGGCCGCCGATGGCGGCCGACGCCCTGGCCACCTGGCTGGCGGAGCGTCCCGACCGATGGGTGCTGCGGGAATCGTGA
- the flhC gene encoding flagellar transcriptional regulator FlhC — MSCKSLVEEMQQVQLAIDLIELGARLQVLETETDLSRARLIRLFKEIRGMSPPKGMLPFSTDWFITWMPNIHSSLFYNVFLRLQEDQGCERMEAFIKAYRLYAEQVEIDGADTVLGLTRAWTLVRFFESDLLQLSACTRCGGHFVAHAHSPTHDYVCGICQPPSRAGKTRKRRQEAEPEPTPATLDHRRA, encoded by the coding sequence ATGTCCTGCAAGAGCCTGGTCGAGGAAATGCAGCAGGTGCAGCTGGCCATCGATCTGATCGAACTCGGCGCCCGCCTGCAGGTGCTGGAGACCGAGACCGACCTGAGCCGGGCCCGGCTGATCCGCCTGTTCAAGGAGATACGCGGCATGTCACCGCCCAAGGGCATGCTGCCCTTCTCCACGGACTGGTTCATCACCTGGATGCCGAACATCCACTCCTCACTGTTCTACAACGTCTTCCTGCGCCTCCAGGAGGATCAGGGCTGCGAGCGTATGGAGGCCTTCATCAAGGCCTATCGGCTCTATGCCGAGCAGGTGGAGATCGACGGCGCCGACACGGTGCTGGGCCTGACTCGCGCCTGGACCCTGGTGCGCTTCTTCGAGAGCGACCTGCTGCAGCTCTCGGCCTGCACCCGCTGTGGCGGCCACTTCGTGGCGCACGCCCACAGCCCGACCCATGACTATGTCTGCGGCATCTGTCAGCCCCCCTCGCGAGCCGGCAAGACCCGTAAGCGCCGGCAGGAAGCGGAGCCCGAGCCGACGCCGGCAACGCTCGACCACCGCCGGGCCTGA
- a CDS encoding EscU/YscU/HrcU family type III secretion system export apparatus switch protein, translated as MSDHPTRGRRQAVALAYHDANDAPRVVAQGYGELAERIIAEAHRQGIHVHDAPELVGLLMQLDLDEAIPPRLYQVIAELLVWVYEQAPEAAPPPVS; from the coding sequence ATGAGCGATCATCCCACGCGGGGACGCCGCCAGGCCGTTGCCCTGGCCTACCACGACGCCAATGACGCCCCAAGAGTCGTGGCCCAGGGGTATGGCGAGCTGGCCGAGCGCATCATCGCCGAAGCGCACCGCCAGGGGATCCACGTGCATGACGCGCCGGAGCTGGTCGGCCTGCTGATGCAGCTGGACCTGGATGAGGCGATCCCCCCGCGACTCTACCAGGTCATCGCGGAGCTGCTGGTCTGGGTATATGAACAAGCGCCCGAGGCAGCGCCGCCGCCAGTCAGCTAG
- the motB gene encoding flagellar motor protein MotB, with translation MSQNRRPIIIRRKKVVHRHHGGSWKIALADFMTALMALFLVMWILSQSDQRQREAISEYFRTPLLTAISGGDGAARSPNVIPGGGPDPVHAEGERARIDLRTQTRPSDRQRRAFRDLQQRIESAIAVDPDLRQLQQQLRFDMTPEGLRIQLLDTEQRPMFELGSARVAPYMRDLLRTMAPLLNELPNDLSISGHTDSLAYLNGYRGYGNWELSSDRANASRRELVAGGLNPAKLLRVSGFADRIVMPGSEASDPVNRRIELLVLFREVATRIRSPGVLDGAGTPSPLGRPPGSVGDEAPLERFNRSLQEALGNE, from the coding sequence ATGAGTCAGAACCGCAGACCCATCATCATCCGCCGCAAGAAGGTCGTCCATCGACACCACGGCGGCAGCTGGAAGATCGCCCTGGCGGACTTCATGACGGCCCTGATGGCGCTGTTCCTGGTCATGTGGATCCTCTCGCAGTCCGACCAGCGCCAGCGTGAGGCCATCTCCGAGTACTTTCGCACCCCGCTGCTGACCGCCATCAGCGGCGGTGACGGCGCAGCGCGCAGCCCCAACGTGATCCCGGGCGGCGGCCCCGACCCGGTGCATGCAGAAGGCGAGCGGGCCCGCATCGACCTGCGCACCCAGACCCGTCCCAGCGATCGGCAGCGCCGCGCCTTTCGCGACCTCCAGCAGCGCATCGAGAGCGCCATCGCGGTGGATCCGGACCTGCGCCAGCTGCAGCAGCAACTGCGCTTCGACATGACCCCCGAGGGCCTGCGCATCCAGCTGCTCGACACCGAGCAGCGCCCGATGTTCGAGCTGGGCAGCGCCCGGGTCGCGCCCTACATGCGCGACCTGCTGCGCACCATGGCGCCGCTGCTCAACGAGCTGCCCAACGACCTCAGCATCAGCGGCCACACCGACAGCCTGGCCTATCTCAACGGCTACCGCGGCTACGGCAACTGGGAGCTCTCGAGCGACCGCGCCAACGCCTCGCGCCGGGAGCTGGTGGCCGGAGGACTCAACCCGGCCAAGCTGCTGCGAGTCTCGGGCTTCGCCGACCGGATCGTGATGCCCGGCAGCGAGGCCAGCGATCCCGTCAATCGCCGCATCGAGCTGCTGGTGCTGTTCCGCGAGGTCGCCACGCGCATCCGCTCGCCGGGCGTGCTCGACGGGGCCGGTACGCCGTCACCGCTCGGCCGGCCGCCGGGAAGCGTCGGCGACGAGGCGCCGCTGGAGCGATTCAACCGCAGCCTGCAGGAAGCGCTCGGTAACGAATAA
- the fliS gene encoding flagellar export chaperone FliS, protein MSAMRGAAAYGRGASAYAKVGVESAVMSASPHQLIVMLFDGAQASIRTARIHLEDGNVAEKGKAISKALDIVNNGLLAALDAERGGEIAERLASLYDYVARLLLSANRSNDVESLNQAEALLNDIASAWREIGDKAPGQ, encoded by the coding sequence ATGAGCGCCATGCGAGGAGCCGCCGCCTACGGACGCGGGGCCAGCGCCTATGCCAAGGTCGGCGTCGAGAGCGCCGTGATGTCCGCGAGTCCCCATCAGCTGATCGTGATGCTGTTCGATGGCGCCCAGGCGTCCATCCGCACCGCGCGCATCCACCTCGAGGACGGTAACGTCGCCGAGAAGGGCAAGGCGATCTCCAAGGCGCTGGATATCGTCAACAACGGCCTGCTGGCCGCCCTGGACGCCGAGCGCGGCGGGGAGATCGCCGAGCGTCTCGCCTCCCTCTACGACTATGTCGCCCGCCTGCTGCTGTCGGCCAACCGGAGCAACGACGTCGAGAGCCTGAACCAGGCCGAGGCGCTGCTGAACGATATCGCCTCGGCCTGGCGTGAGATCGGCGACAAGGCACCGGGACAGTGA
- the motA gene encoding flagellar motor stator protein MotA — protein sequence MLIPIGYLVVILSVFGGFALAGGHLGPLFQPTEFLMIGGAGIGAFIAANNGKAIKATFRIFGRLRRSNKYDKALYMELLALQYKMLTKIRRDGMLGIERDIDNPQESVLFNEHPRVLADPLIMAFLIDYLRLMVSGSMDPMELDELMLHEIEAFEQEAHVPADAIAKVGDAMPAFGIVAAVMGVVKALSTADAAPDEMGQMIAHALVGTFLGILAGYGFVNPLASRVERQAKEVEKILQCMRVTLLASLHGYAPQLAVEFGRKALHTEERPGFSELEEYVRTARAGDGGA from the coding sequence GTGTTAATACCCATCGGCTACCTCGTCGTCATCCTCTCCGTGTTCGGGGGCTTCGCCCTGGCGGGCGGCCACCTGGGTCCGCTCTTTCAGCCGACGGAATTCCTGATGATCGGCGGTGCCGGCATCGGCGCCTTCATCGCCGCCAACAATGGCAAGGCGATCAAGGCCACCTTTCGCATCTTCGGCCGGCTGCGCCGCTCCAACAAGTACGACAAGGCGCTCTACATGGAGCTGCTCGCGCTGCAGTACAAGATGCTCACGAAGATTCGCCGCGACGGCATGCTGGGCATCGAGCGCGACATCGATAATCCCCAGGAGAGCGTGCTGTTCAATGAGCACCCCCGGGTCCTCGCCGACCCGCTGATCATGGCCTTCCTCATCGACTATCTGCGCCTGATGGTCAGCGGCAGCATGGATCCCATGGAGCTCGACGAGCTGATGCTCCATGAGATCGAGGCCTTCGAACAGGAGGCCCATGTCCCGGCCGATGCCATCGCCAAGGTGGGGGACGCCATGCCGGCCTTCGGCATCGTGGCGGCGGTGATGGGCGTGGTGAAGGCGCTGAGCACGGCCGATGCGGCCCCCGACGAGATGGGCCAGATGATCGCCCACGCCCTGGTCGGGACCTTCCTCGGCATTCTCGCCGGCTACGGCTTCGTCAACCCCCTGGCGAGTCGCGTCGAGCGTCAGGCCAAGGAGGTGGAAAAGATCCTCCAGTGCATGCGCGTCACCCTGCTGGCGAGCCTCCACGGCTATGCCCCCCAGCTCGCCGTGGAGTTCGGCCGCAAGGCGCTGCACACCGAAGAGCGCCCCGGCTTCAGTGAGCTCGAGGAGTACGTTCGCACTGCCCGGGCGGGTGACGGCGGCGCATGA